tttctttttctctacATATTTTGGAAACCCTACAGTGACCAGCGCATAAGTCACGTAGGATTTGGGGGTTTCGTGATTTAAACTGTACGATTCAAGGCTATTCTATTTCGACCATGTTTTTTCCTTAATACAGATTAGGGAAGCTCAAGCAGACACACCTTCTAATGAAAGCCATGTTATTTTCATTCTTAAAATGACAGACTTACATGCAGTGTGTTTGTATGGAATATCTTTGGAGCATGTTGTATAAGTACATGTTCCTCTGTTTGGATCTTGACCTATAGCAGAAACGAGAATTTAACCAGGAGCCTGGGTTCGGCAATGTAGAATAATTGAGTTTTTCTGATTTGCAGGTTTTCAGGTGTGCCACTCCCTAGGTGGAGGGACAGGGTCTGGAATGGGGACGCTCTTAATTTCCAAGATCAGGGAAGAGTACCCAGATAGGATGATGCTCACTTTCTCTGTGTTTCCCTCTCCAAAGGTCTCTGATACTGTTGTGGAGCCTTACAATGCTACATTGTCTGTTCATCAACTCGTGGAAAATGCAGATGAGTGCATGGTTCTTGATAATGAGGCTTTGTATGACATTTGCTTTCGAACCCTGAAGCTCACTACTCCCAGTTGTAAGTCTTCTTGAGCTCTAAGCCATGAATGATCTTTGTTTGGTATCCGAACCTTGGGTTCCACTATCTAGTTTGAGCATTTCATGGTTCCTTGGTAATATATTGGCAATGGCATATGTGATCTTCTATGTATGATTTTGAATTGGTTTTGTGGTTTGAAAAATTTACTCATGTGTCATCTGTGAATGAAACTTTGTTGTTCGATGGTTGTTTTGTAGAGCACTCTTTCCTGTAAGTTAAACATGACAGGCTTTGCATAGCGTAAGACAATGTCGTTTGTCAGTGTATATGTGGATTTGTATATGTGGTTTTGAAAGTGTCCTTATTGGATTAGTTgacctttttggtttttcaaaaagaaaaaaaaaattctgtgaAACTTGTGATTTTGGCTGGAAGGATGATGTTATAAGCTGCTGCTTTATACGAGAAGCATAATTCATAACGATCATTATTGCTTCTCTTTCTTTCAACAGTTGGCGATCTGAATCATTTGATATCTGCAACCATGTCCGGGGTCACCTGCTGCCTCAGGTTCCCTGGCCAGCTCAACTCTGATCTTCGCAAACTTGCAGTAAACCTCATTCCATTCCCCCGCCTTCACTTCTTTATGGTTGGTTTTGCTCCACTCACCTCCCGCGGATCCCAGCAATACCGAAACCTGACCGTCCCGGAGCTCACCCAGCAAATGTGGGATTCCAAGAACATGATGTGCGCGGCAGATCCAAGACACGGCCGTTACTTGACTGCCTCTGCCATGTTCAGAGGGAAAATGAGCACCAAAGAAGTGGATGAGCAGATGCTGAATGTTCAAAACAAGAACTCTTCCTACTTTGTGGAGTGGATTCCAAACAATGTCAAGTCAACCGTGTGTGACATTCCACCGACTGGTCTGAAAATGGCGTCTACCTTCATCGGTAACTCGACGTCGATTCAGGAAATGTTTAGGCGTGTGAGTGAGCAGTTTACTGCCATGTTCAGGAGGAAGGCCTTCTTGCATTGGTATACCGGGGAAGGGATGGATGAGATGGAGTTCACTGAGGCCGAGAGCAACATGAATGATTTGGTGTCTGAGTACCAGCAGTACCAGGATGCAACAGCCGACGAGGAGGGAGAGtatgaggaggaagaggaggaataTCAGGAGTAGCGGTGACTATGGGTTATTGGGGGACACTTCTGTGCAAGGGGAAGCAGGAGTTATTTTGTGTTACAATGCTGTTGTAACCTCAACTGCCAGTATTTTGATTTCGTAGGGTGATATTTTGTTATTTGCGGGAAGGAAACTATTCGGACACAATTATGTTTTGCTATGATTTCGTAGGGtgatattttggtatttttctgtCTCGCTTAAAGTTTTTTCTGTCTCGCTTAAAGTTTTTTGTTGCAAGTGTGAATCATGCTTCTTGATTGGTTGCATTATACTCCAGCTCTTTGTGGTAGCATGACTTCACTTGGTGTGGAATTCAACCATCATTCATATCAAGACActgtttggttggtttttaCAAGGATTTGTTGTACTGATTAAACGTTTTTCCTCGTAAAATACGAGTAAAAAGCTTTGTGGAGTCGTCAGTCGTGTGATGGTTCCATTGAAACACGAGTGTGCTTGTAAGCATTTTCTCAATTTGTATTTGTAAACATTTTCTCAATTTGTATTTGTAAacattttctcaattttcacTGTATTACACTATTACTACAtagtaaattattttgaattaTATCTGTTCGACCCTACATATAAACGATTAATTGCTCCTATTAAGTGCCCTTGATGCGTCcttcaaaacaacatatttaCATGGGACCTATAGACTTTAGTAAGAACATGTAAGAGCATTTCGAGGAGGATCCTTACAACAACATTTTTACGTTGGACTCATGTAAATGCGTGACATTGATTAAATTTTCAGTAAGAACATTTGGAGGAGGAGCCTTACAACAATTCCGTTGAGGGTTATTTTGAGCCGGCCATTTCGTAGCCTATTTTGATGAGCGATTTTGTTCACTTTTGAGATCTTGTCGGAATGTCAATTATATCAAGGGTTTTGCTAGAAAATGCCTAGTGGACATCCacaagaagacaaaaattaGTACTTTTTTCCATCTCTTCACCCCGTGTCAGGGGTCTGACACGGGTCCACTCCTACTATGACGAAAATACCCCCGCTTGGGCAAAAAATATTCGaacctattttattttttctttatttaattaatactaATGTTTATACgctgtatcttttttctttttttatttatttaaaattattagtgttccaattttcaatccagttgaattggtggaaagatcttatttttttatcattttatctttaatggttattataaaattttgaattcgtagaatcaaatatctcttatggctaatcaacgagagcgctaaattcaaaatttaattatggccatttaggataaaatgattaggaaactaaaatctttacactggttcaaacggattgaaatttagaacacttaattttttaactatatttttaaatatataaactgtcatttaaatatagttaaaaaattaagtgttccaaatttcaatccgtttgaaccagtggaaagattttagtttcctaatcattttatcctaaatggccataattaaattttgactttagcgctctcgttgattagccccaagagatatttgattctaagagttcaaaatttcataatgaccattaaagataaaatgataaaaaaaacaagatctttccaccaattcaaccggattgaaaattgaaacacta
The sequence above is a segment of the Rhododendron vialii isolate Sample 1 chromosome 13a, ASM3025357v1 genome. Coding sequences within it:
- the LOC131314378 gene encoding tubulin beta-2 chain is translated as MREILHIQGGQCGNQIGSKFWEVVCAEHGIDPTGRYHGDSDIQLERVNVYFNEASSSRFVPRAVLMDLEPGTMDSIRSGPYGQIFRPDNFVFGQSGAGNNWAKGHYTEGAELIDSVLDVVRKEAENCDCLQGFQVCHSLGGGTGSGMGTLLISKIREEYPDRMMLTFSVFPSPKVSDTVVEPYNATLSVHQLVENADECMVLDNEALYDICFRTLKLTTPSFGDLNHLISATMSGVTCCLRFPGQLNSDLRKLAVNLIPFPRLHFFMVGFAPLTSRGSQQYRNLTVPELTQQMWDSKNMMCAADPRHGRYLTASAMFRGKMSTKEVDEQMLNVQNKNSSYFVEWIPNNVKSTVCDIPPTGLKMASTFIGNSTSIQEMFRRVSEQFTAMFRRKAFLHWYTGEGMDEMEFTEAESNMNDLVSEYQQYQDATADEEGEYEEEEEEYQE